In the genome of Bacillus thuringiensis, the window GAAGGAGTAGCTGTCGAAGAGACTTATACAGGGAACACGATGGATGCTGGCAATCCAGTAACAACGATTGTTACATGGGAAATTCAAGAAGGTAGAGAAAAACAGTTTGAAACATGGAGACATGAAATTGAGGCTGCGGCTACTAAATTCCCAGGACATTTAGGTGTAAATCTAATAGTCCCAAGTAACGAATCCAGAGAGTATACTGTTATTTTTCGCTTTGATACGTATGAGCATCTACGTGCTTGGCAAGAATCAGATGTTCGCCGGGATTTGTTAAAAACGGCCGAGCAATTTCAAGCCACTAATCCAACTTATAAAACTGAAAGCAGTTTGGCTTATTGGTTTGTTACTCCGAAAACGCCAGTTCCACCTCCAAAATGGAAAATGTCTATCGTTACCCTTCTGGGTGTATGGCCTCTTAGCATGTTAGTTCCTAAAGTGATAGGACCTATTATAAAACATATGAATCCTATTATGTCAGCTTTTTTTGTTTCTGTATGTATAGTGTCCTTGCTATCATGGGTAGTCATGCCGATTTTCGGTAAATTATTTCATCCATGGTTACAAAATAATAGAAAGTAGACGAGGTGTGAACATGAATTTACCGGATATGATCTTATATAACGGAAAAATTACTACCCTTGACCCTTCTCAGCCTGAGGTATCTGCTATCGCCATAACTGATGGTTTAGTCACTGCAGTAGGTGGAGATGAGATTCTTAATAGTGCCACGGAAAAAACAAAAAAAATAGACCTAAAAAGAAAGAGAGCTATTCCAGGCCTGAATGACTCTCATATACACGTTATTCGTGGTGGTCTGCATTATAATATGGAATTACGTTGGGAAGGCGTGCCATCACTTTTTATTGCTCTAGAAATGCTCAAAGAACAGGCAAGGCGTACACCTGCTCCTCAGTGGGTAAGAGTAGTTGGAGGTTGGTCTGAATTTCAATTTAAAGAGAGACGGATGCCAACATTAGAAGAGATTAATGCTGTTTCTGAAGACACGCCTGTCTTTGTGCTACATCTTTACGATAGAGCACTTGTAAATCGTGCAGGGCTACGTGCACTGGGATACACGAAAGATACCCCAGACCCTCCAGGCTGTTTAATTCAGCGGGATAAAAGAGGTAATCCAACGGGCCTTTTAATTGCTAACCCTAACGCTTCTATTCTTTATTCAAGTTTGGGTAAAGCTCCAGTACTTAATCTTGACGACCAGATTAACTCAACTCGTCATTTTATGCGTGAATTAAATAGATTAGGTATTACAAGCGCCATCGACGCAGGTGGTGGCTTCCAAAATTACCCTGATGACTACAAAGTTGTTGAACATTTAGCCGAGAAGGAACAATTAACTTTGCGTATTGCTTATAATCTATTTACGCAAAATCCTAATCATGAATATGAAGACTTTGCTTCATGGGCAAAAATTGTTTCTCCTGGTCAAGGAAATGATAAGTATAAAATGAATGGTGCCGGAGAAATGTTAGTATTCTCGGCAGCCGATTTTGAAAAATTTCAAATGCCACGGCCCGAACTAGCTACAGTAATGGAAGCCGACTTAAAGAAAGTAATTTCTCTATTGGTGGAAAACCGTTGGCCATTCCGTTTACATGCAACTTATGACGAGTCAATCACACGTTTCTTAAATGTATTTGAGGAAGTTAACAGAGAAATTCCTTTTAATGGGCTACGCTGGTGGTTTGATCATGCAGAAACAATCTCAGATCGTAGTATGGAACGTGTTAAGGCTTTAAATGGCGGTATTGCCATCCAAGACCGCATGGCTTTTCAAGGTGAATACTTTGTTGACTTATACGGAAAGGAAGCTGCAAAGCATACTCCTCCGATTTATCGTATGTTAGATCTTGGTATACCTGTTGGCGCCGGTAGTGATGCAACCAGGGTTTCCAGCTATAACCCTTGGGTCGCTCTTTACTGGATGGTTGCCGGAAAAACCATTGGTGGTCTTTCCATATACGATGAAAAAAATAAACTTGATAGAAAAGTAGCCCTGGAATTATATTCAAAAGGAAGTGCGTGGTTCTCTGGTGATGAAGGTAAAAAGGGAACCCTTGCAGTAGGTCAGTTTGCTGATATTGCTGTATTGTCTTCTGACTACTTTACTGTGCCAGAAGAAGAAATCAAAGACCTTGAATCATTACTCACCATTATGGGTGGGCAGGTTGTTTATGGAAATGATGAATTTAAAAATTTATCACCTGAATTGCCGCCAGCATCACCTGATTGGTCACCGACGGGCGTTTATGGTTATGGTGGTGCTAACCTAGCAAACACTATACTTTCTCACGATTCCCATGATAACAAGTTACATAGTTGTAGTAACCCTCTCCATCAACACACTCATACCGTAATAGGAAAAGATGGAACTAAATGGGGGATTGGTTGTACTTGCTTTGCTTTCTAAATCAAAACCACCGGTATAATGCCGGTGGTTTTCTTTCTACAATAAGGATATGTAGATTCAAAATAGCAGTGTATATCCCCATATGGAATCTGTTACTATGCGATAAGACCAAAGAATTGATTGATTAACTTAACTTGTTTTTGATAGCCTTCTCTCCTTGTAAAGTCCGTCCTTTTTTCCTTAATTAAAAGTCAGCGGTATCCCCTTTTGATCGACTACACCATACATATAAATCCACTACCCTTTGACTTTAATATAGGTCTCATCTCAAGACGTATAGATTTTTTCAATTGTTACACTAAAATCATTATTATACTAATACCTTTTGAGGATTATTTAACTTCTGCATAAAGATACGTGCTGCAAAACTTAAAAATTTATCATCAAAATGAATAAGATTAATATCTTGCCTTGGTGTTGGATCAGTAATACGAACTATGCTCAAAGTATCATTATTAACAAAATCAACTAGTGAAAGAGGTATTATGGCAACCCCATGACCATTGTATACAAGACTCAATAGAGAAATAGAAGATTT includes:
- a CDS encoding antibiotic biosynthesis monooxygenase; translation: MKQEGVAVEETYTGNTMDAGNPVTTIVTWEIQEGREKQFETWRHEIEAAATKFPGHLGVNLIVPSNESREYTVIFRFDTYEHLRAWQESDVRRDLLKTAEQFQATNPTYKTESSLAYWFVTPKTPVPPPKWKMSIVTLLGVWPLSMLVPKVIGPIIKHMNPIMSAFFVSVCIVSLLSWVVMPIFGKLFHPWLQNNRK
- a CDS encoding amidohydrolase, which translates into the protein MNLPDMILYNGKITTLDPSQPEVSAIAITDGLVTAVGGDEILNSATEKTKKIDLKRKRAIPGLNDSHIHVIRGGLHYNMELRWEGVPSLFIALEMLKEQARRTPAPQWVRVVGGWSEFQFKERRMPTLEEINAVSEDTPVFVLHLYDRALVNRAGLRALGYTKDTPDPPGCLIQRDKRGNPTGLLIANPNASILYSSLGKAPVLNLDDQINSTRHFMRELNRLGITSAIDAGGGFQNYPDDYKVVEHLAEKEQLTLRIAYNLFTQNPNHEYEDFASWAKIVSPGQGNDKYKMNGAGEMLVFSAADFEKFQMPRPELATVMEADLKKVISLLVENRWPFRLHATYDESITRFLNVFEEVNREIPFNGLRWWFDHAETISDRSMERVKALNGGIAIQDRMAFQGEYFVDLYGKEAAKHTPPIYRMLDLGIPVGAGSDATRVSSYNPWVALYWMVAGKTIGGLSIYDEKNKLDRKVALELYSKGSAWFSGDEGKKGTLAVGQFADIAVLSSDYFTVPEEEIKDLESLLTIMGGQVVYGNDEFKNLSPELPPASPDWSPTGVYGYGGANLANTILSHDSHDNKLHSCSNPLHQHTHTVIGKDGTKWGIGCTCFAF